The following coding sequences lie in one Alloacidobacterium dinghuense genomic window:
- the typA gene encoding translational GTPase TypA — MSTTIRNIAIIAHVDHGKTTLVDAMLRQAGTFRANEAVAERVMDSNDLERERGITILAKNTAIYYQDSKINIVDTPGHADFGGEVERALKMVDGVILLVDASEGPLPQTRYVLSKALEAKLQPILVINKIDRPDARPQEVLNEVYDLFIDLDATEDQLDFPVLYTNGKLGLASTEIGKPGADLQPLFETILSTIPPASGDADGELQILVTNLDYSDYLGRLAIARVFNGTLRTGDEVNISKRDGSLQKTRITKLFSFAGLKRVDIEATEIGDIVAVAGVEGITIGETITGIENPAPLPAIVIDEPTIAIQFSVNNSPFAGREGQFVTSRNLRERLEKELLTNVSIRVEDTGSPDSFKVMGRGELQLAILIEMMRREGYEMMVGRPEIVTRTIDGKVMEPVEHLTIDIPETFIGTVIERLGPRKGEMTKMHNHGSGRVRLEFRVPSRGLIGLRSEMLTETRGTIVMNSLFDGYIPYQGEIPQRLTGALISDRAGTVTAYALDSLQDRGVLFVQPGAEAYEGMVVGEHSRDNDLDVNAVREKKLTNMRASSADDAIRLAPPRLLNLEQSIEFIADDELVEVTPKSLRLRKKILQANRRPKRHAVPVAQ; from the coding sequence ATGAGCACCACGATTCGCAATATCGCCATCATCGCCCACGTCGACCATGGCAAAACCACGCTCGTGGACGCCATGCTGCGACAGGCGGGAACTTTCCGCGCCAATGAGGCGGTTGCCGAGCGCGTAATGGACTCCAACGATCTCGAACGTGAGCGCGGCATCACGATTCTGGCCAAGAACACGGCAATCTATTACCAGGATTCAAAAATCAACATCGTCGATACGCCAGGCCACGCCGATTTTGGCGGCGAGGTCGAACGCGCCCTGAAAATGGTCGACGGCGTCATTCTGCTTGTCGATGCCTCGGAAGGTCCACTGCCACAGACGCGCTACGTTCTTTCCAAGGCGCTCGAAGCAAAGCTGCAGCCCATCCTGGTCATCAACAAAATCGACCGGCCCGATGCGCGTCCGCAGGAAGTGCTCAACGAAGTGTATGACCTGTTTATCGACCTCGACGCGACCGAAGACCAGCTGGATTTCCCGGTACTCTACACCAACGGCAAACTTGGTCTGGCCAGCACGGAAATCGGCAAGCCGGGCGCGGATCTGCAACCGCTCTTTGAAACCATCCTGAGCACCATTCCACCAGCAAGCGGCGATGCGGATGGGGAGTTGCAAATTCTTGTTACGAATCTCGATTACTCCGATTATCTTGGTCGCCTTGCGATTGCCCGTGTTTTTAATGGAACACTGCGTACCGGCGACGAGGTCAATATTTCGAAGCGAGACGGCTCGTTGCAGAAGACACGCATCACCAAACTGTTCAGCTTCGCCGGGCTGAAGCGGGTAGACATCGAGGCGACCGAGATCGGTGACATCGTCGCCGTGGCCGGCGTTGAAGGCATCACCATTGGCGAAACCATCACGGGCATTGAGAATCCTGCGCCGCTTCCGGCCATTGTGATCGACGAGCCGACGATTGCCATCCAGTTTTCTGTCAATAACTCTCCCTTTGCCGGTCGCGAAGGCCAGTTTGTAACTTCGCGCAATCTGCGTGAGCGTCTCGAGAAGGAACTGCTCACCAACGTGTCCATTCGCGTTGAAGATACAGGCAGCCCGGACAGCTTCAAGGTGATGGGACGCGGCGAATTGCAGCTTGCCATCCTGATCGAAATGATGCGCCGCGAAGGCTACGAGATGATGGTGGGCCGTCCGGAGATTGTGACGCGCACGATTGACGGCAAGGTGATGGAACCGGTGGAACATCTCACCATCGACATTCCGGAGACCTTTATCGGCACTGTTATCGAGCGCCTCGGGCCTCGCAAGGGCGAGATGACCAAGATGCACAATCACGGCTCGGGTCGCGTGCGGCTTGAATTCCGCGTGCCCAGCCGCGGGCTGATCGGACTGCGCAGCGAAATGCTCACCGAAACGCGCGGCACGATCGTGATGAATTCGCTCTTCGACGGATACATTCCGTACCAGGGCGAGATTCCGCAGCGCCTTACCGGCGCGCTCATCTCCGATCGCGCCGGAACAGTCACGGCCTACGCGCTCGACAGCTTGCAGGACCGCGGCGTGCTCTTCGTGCAACCGGGAGCTGAAGCATACGAAGGGATGGTTGTCGGCGAGCACTCTCGCGACAACGATCTTGACGTAAACGCGGTTCGCGAGAAAAAGCTCACCAACATGCGCGCCTCCAGCGCAGATGATGCGATTCGGCTAGCGCCGCCACGTTTGTTGAATCTTGAGCAGTCGATCGAATTCATTGCCGATGATGAATTGGTCGAGGTCACGCCGAAATCGCTGCGCCTGCGCAAAAAGATTTTGCAGGCGAACCGGCGTCCCAAGCGGCATGCGGTGCCGGTTGCGCAGTAG